In Cucurbita pepo subsp. pepo cultivar mu-cu-16 chromosome LG10, ASM280686v2, whole genome shotgun sequence, the DNA window AGGTGAGAGATGCAATACCTGAACTCTTGAAAGACGAATTTGGGCTCGAGGTTTTTCCTGCAGGAGGAACACCAGAAAGCTCTAACATGTCATATACAAAGTTGAAAAGAATTATTGGAAGGATTAAGTACTCCACTAGGAGGCCAGCAGATGTACAGAAGCTGTAAGGCACAAGGAAATCACTGCAAGACTGGCTGCAAAGAAATAAGTGATAGTAGAAGATAGGTGTTCAATACCCCAGGATGATTTTGTGTTAAAGATATAATGATTATGTGCTATATCTTGTAGTTACCTTTTCTCTTTGCAAAGCAGCATAAGTAATGTCCCtgtatgtatgatatgatgtaaacacaaaatgaaaatcttaaTCATCATTCATTGATAATACACCCTTCATAAagtataacagcccaagtccaccgctagtaaatattgtctgctttggctcgttatgtatcaccgtcagcctcacaattttaaaacgcgtctactagggagaggtttttacacctttataaggaatgatttgttcctttctccaaccaacatgggatctcacataaagaTATTGTTCCAAATTAGAGTTTCAAATGCCCACCTCACATGTTAGAACCTATACATTTAAGACCGTGTTTCGATCATTAGTGATTTCGAAGAAAAATACAGCCACGATAATGTTGGTTTATCGATTCAAAAGTTGAAGGAAGCATGATTGAAtatcaaatgaaagaaaattagcATTGTATCAATCAGTTTAATTGTTAAGTGAGAAACCCCACTTCCTATATCCAAAATGAAACAATTTAATACAGAACCTGGATCGGTGAGAAAGAGTATGAAAATAAAACCGAAACTAAAAACTTTCAATAGCCACAACTGATAGTGATGAGAAATGGGGTTGCTAGGAAAAAATAGTAGTAGACAAGCTTAAGCACCAAGAGAGGTATTAAAGTGGGTATACTCCTAAATTCCTCCGACTAAAGTTCCCCCTACCTAGGACAAAGTTCTTACAGTCCGATTAAATAGAAGACCAATACCAAGAGTTTGCAGGCATATAATCAGTTAAAAGAACAGCATTTTTTCTAAACTATAAGATAATCATACCTCCTTGATATCAGGAACCCTGATTTCAATTCTTCTTGACTATTATGCCACTATTCTCAAATAACTAAAACCAAAAGGACAATAAGCATAAAATTGGATGCAAGAGTATCTATTGAAATCCCTCCAGAAAGCAGGTATTTCTTTACCTTTGAAAGCGGAATATGGTTCGGTCAGAGATAACATTATCTGATCATTGCTCAACTTTCCTAATGTTGCAACAGAAATTCAACAATTGATTACAACACACACTAACAAACTATTAGGTCACAGCCAATCCTTCTGCTGCAGCTTCAATGGCAAATAAACCTCCGACAGATACTGAAACCCGAATGAGCTCAATGCCTGAATCTCAGCCTTCTGCTTCGTCTTCACCATTAAAGTGAGCTCTTCAACCCAACCTGGattctttttaacaaaatctTCCTCTAACAGATCTTTCCCAGTCTTAATATCCTGCTCTGTCATAGGTAACCTGCACTGCTCCggtatattatatttatccaAATCACTCGGCCTTATTCCTAGCCACTTGATATCAGGAGTAGTCAAATTAGCACTGTCATAAGACATATTCTTTGATCCACACCCATAGACAGATAGAATCTTCAACCCATATGGATCACTGTCTACAAGCGCAAGCACTGGGAGCTTCAGCTCCATTTTCATCTTCCTCAAGAACAATCTCGTGGCCACATCTGGTTGTCCCTTAGCGGTTACAATAATACATGGAAAGCGATTGTAAAACCTATCCTCAGCTAACCTAATATACGCGGCATCTTTCTCAACTAAGAGGATAAACAATGCATCACTCTGCATATCTCCAACTCTATCAATATTTGGCGGAATCGCTTTTCCGCCCATGCCCATTTTAGTGCAATCGATCATATCCCCATTGTCACTGAAAATGAGCCTTCCCACAACCACTCCTTTCTCCGCAGCAATCACATTGAGACTCGACCGAGTACAGCCGAGAATGCAAGAAACATCATCAAGCACAGAATCCGACTGAGTCTGATCCTGGAAGAGCTTTACATCCGTGTAGAACAGATCTCGCTTGGTCACATGGATGTTTTTTATGCAAAGTTGGTGGACAAGCTGAAGAATGCGAGTAGTAATGGTGGACTTCCGAACAGTGGAAATATTGGCGTAGGGGCGGATGGCAGTTTTGTCTTTCAAAACGATCCGATCGAGCTCCGGAACGTACAATTGGTTAGCCGCCGATCGAGAAGGAACATCAAATGCAAAACCATTGCCGGAAAGAATGGAACGAGCAATTTTGAGGATAAGATCTTCAATTGTGGACTGCACGGAAGAAAGCGAAAGATCGGTGACCTCGCGGCAGGAGGAGGAGAGGCCTAGGTCGTCGAGGGTTTTAGATGAAGAGGAAGATGGGGCGGTGGAGCAGTCACTGAACTCTTTGAGAATCTGAAGAATGATAGAATCAGATTTGAGACTGTTCTTGAAGGGAAGTTGAACTTCACCGTCTGGATTGAGTTCAGATCGCCGGCGCTTTCTCTTGTCGGCCATGGAGATGGAGGGAGAGCCAAGCGCGACTGATATGTGGAGAAGCGGGAAATGAGTGTATTTGCTATATATTTAGGGCttgaaaaattagagaaaaaaattaaggaattataagtttttttaattatacaaaatacattttaagAGTTGTTTTAATTGATGTTAgaagtttaaaaaacaatcattttcaaactttaaaatatacttaaaaatatatatatatatatatatattttttcttttctttttttgcaacaattacaaaattcaaaattcaaatttaagtgaatttttttttcaaaatttttctaatatttgaatttagttcatatgctttaaataaattagcgGGATTAATtgaagttaatttttattgaaattggtAACCGTTTCCGACACCTAACTTCAAACCTCATACATGTATGCGACCAAACGTTAAACACGAAAATCATTGACCAAAAAAATCGTGTGGTATGTGTTTCTGTGCTAGTATCGAGCCTTATTTGTATTAGTATTATTGTAACTTGCGTAGATATAACAAATCATTCCATAATTGTAATATTGATCGAATCTTGCTCAATAATATGCTTATAATATTAGTGTATGATTCgataattattcaaacactTTCAGCTCCAGTCTGAATGTAACAGTCAAactccaccgctaacagatattgttcgctctAATCCGTTACGTATGTATGACGTTagcttcacaattttaaaatgagtatgcgagtgagaggtttccacactcttataagtaATGCTTTGAGAGGTTttgacacccttataagaaatgtttcattctcccaTCCAACCAATGTGGTGTGATCTCACTGCAGACGCAAACACATTTtgaaatcgtgaggctaaccTCGATAACActcaaattacataaatttcaTTCACGTGATTCTATACCTTTATCATCCAAATCTACAAAGGGAGATAATCCATACTGTCCCAACTTTTCAGAGTTTAGAAGTAACTGTTCCCTAAACAAAAACTATACTCTTTACTATCCTTCATATCACTACCTTATTGCAAGCCAGACTTAGATAGCAATGGATCAGTGCAGTGTGAGAATCCCTCTCGACTTCATGAGCAACAAGCCTTGAGAATTTCTTGGATATCTGGATCATCCCCAGCTTCTTTATCCTAaggttcaaaaaaattaaaagatgatAAAAAAGTTTGACAATTTGTAGCTTTACAGAAAAATTTGTAGATGTTGTTTTACcaggaaaagaaaaccatCGAGAATTATTGATCTGGACAATGGACATGCCTTGTGAATGTAAAAGAGATATCAAACAAGAACATGTATGGACAAGTGACATACCTTGTGAATGTAAGAGATGTTATTTTTACCGGGACCTGCAACTATGATGCCGCCTTGCTGCCTGAAAAATGGCACGAATATGCTTTCTTGTCAAGCACATTTGAGAgagatagaaaaagaaatgaatgtgtaaccgtccaagctaactgctagcagatattgtcctctttgaactttccgtTTTAggttttctctcaaggttttaaaaacgtgtctgctaaagagaggttttcacacccttataaagaatgtttcgttcttctctccaaactgatgtgggatctcataatccactcctCTTCGGAGcacgtctttgctggcactcgttcccctctccaaccgctagcagatattgttctctttggactttccctttcaggcatcccctcaaggatttaaaaacatgtctgttaaggagaggtttccacacccttataaagaatgtttcgttcttctctccaaccgatgtgggatctcacaatccactcctcttcggagtccagcgtccttgccgGCACtgcttcccctctccaaccgccaacagatattgtcctctttggattttccctttcgggcttcccctcaatatttttaaaacgcatctgctagggagagatttccacacctttacaaaaaatgtttcatcccctctccaaccgatgtaggatctcataatccacccctttcgaggcccagcgtcctcactggcactatttcccctctccaatcaacgtaggatctcacgTAATGAATCCGAAAATTGTTCGTTTATAAACCAATAGCCTAAGTCCTCAGGATAATGAACAAAATTTCTTAGTCATGCCATGATGAGTTTCCAACGGAATGAGAAGACTAGCTAAATTGAACAGTAATGAATTCAACCTGAGCCATTTTATCCAATGAATTTCAGATGCAAGTTAGTTTATGTGATAAACTGATAATGGGCAGTATATATCAAGATCAGGGGATCTTGCTGCTTGTTCATGTCAACTCAGGAAATTAGATCAGAACACTCATCCATGCTCTGAAATCTGAAACCAAaatgttagagagagagagaataattgAGGTTTTTAGTTACCATCCCCCTCTAGACACAGTGTCCTTTTGAAAAGATAGATTCCAATCCTGCCGATAGCCTTCCATGTACAGCTCAATAATCTTGAGACCCGCCTATAAATTCAGACAAGCAGCCATAGTAAGCACCTACAAGCTGATATTACTGGTTATAACATTGCTATGATACTTAACTCCTAACATACTTTGGGAGTAAATGTGGTTGTAAACCCAGACACAAAATTTAGAGCCTCATATGATGAATGTGCAGGATCAGCATAGAC includes these proteins:
- the LOC111804312 gene encoding DNA topoisomerase 6 subunit A, with the protein product MADKRKRRRSELNPDGEVQLPFKNSLKSDSIILQILKEFSDCSTAPSSSSSKTLDDLGLSSSCREVTDLSLSSVQSTIEDLILKIARSILSGNGFAFDVPSRSAANQLYVPELDRIVLKDKTAIRPYANISTVRKSTITTRILQLVHQLCIKNIHVTKRDLFYTDVKLFQDQTQSDSVLDDVSCILGCTRSSLNVIAAEKGVVVGRLIFSDNGDMIDCTKMGMGGKAIPPNIDRVGDMQSDALFILLVEKDAAYIRLAEDRFYNRFPCIIVTAKGQPDVATRLFLRKMKMELKLPVLALVDSDPYGLKILSVYGCGSKNMSYDSANLTTPDIKWLGIRPSDLDKYNIPEQCRLPMTEQDIKTGKDLLEEDFVKKNPGWVEELTLMVKTKQKAEIQALSSFGFQYLSEVYLPLKLQQKDWL